One Nicotiana tomentosiformis chromosome 1, ASM39032v3, whole genome shotgun sequence genomic window, GCTTATCGGACGGATCGgacggttatttactcttaacggttcggcttatcggttatcgacttttaaatgtattaatccgctagccatccgATAAAATATCGGGCGGATTGATATCAATTTAGTTATTATCGGGCGATTTATCGGTCTATTTGAATCTGTATTACAGAGGCCTATAGGTAGTTGGATACTGAATTTTTCCAAATACTTTACTTCTACTTCTATTACCCCGGTGAAACTTTATTACATGAATTGCAACTGACCAAGGATTTGAACATCATATTTATATAGTGAATCTGACTACAGATAGCATGTTCTATGCTCAATggagtaaatgataaatacatCTATGCAACACATCAGAGAAGCTAAAATTATAGCAGATATTTTTTCTAAATATGTGTATAATAATAATTGTACAATAGTCGCCTTCTTTTGTATTTGACTATTACATGTATTAATGACCTTCAAATTAGGAACTAATAAAAATAGTCATATATAATATCTTATACCAATATTTAGTCTTTATATATAAAGCATATCTACTTTACCTTCTGTTGCTCTGGCTATGGCCATAACTGACGGCTGGGTTCTGAGATTAGAGGAAACAAGGAAAAGATTAGAGAAGAGAATGGGAGGCGAAGCGTTGTGGTGTTGTGGTTATGTTGACTGTTGCCTCAATCTTCAGAGAGTAGAGGGTCTGAGAGTGAGAGGCGACGCAAGAGGGAGAGGCGAGAGGGCTGGGTTTTGAAATCTGAGGGAAATTAGGAATTTAGATTTTAGGGTTTCTAATAGTGGATAAGTGGAAGGGATATTTAATATACATatggataaaaatatataaatataaaaattcttaacaggttaacggtttatccgataaaaaaattaaataatgcGCCCCAAaatcgataagccgttaataacaAAATTTCAATGTGTACCCCAACCGTTAATccgataacccgataccaataagctatAAGGCCACTTTTGCAGTTCGGTTTTAAGttttggttcgattttgaacacccctagctGGGATATTTCGGGTTTGTTGGGCCCGTCCGGGTTTAGGCTTATCGAGTCCGGACCGGGCTGGGTTAATTGTTTTTATTCTTTTTAGTGTGTTATGTTTCCTTATTCAATCTAATTGATACTTTAGTATTTGCAAacgtttaaataataaaataagtattttaaggcataaaattaaacttttaaagttttaaattttaaatttgaaaattgaaattaagtggctacataaaattatttaataagaccaatatgtaaggatcaaacttCAATAGATTCTATTTTATAATTTCATTgcataataataattcaaattaACTTGTCTAATAAAATAACACATTAAGCTTAAATAAGTCTAACAAATTCAAAATAACACAAATTGTCTTAAATAAACTTAAATACGAATTCCTGGAGGACGCTCAAGATAACCCTTGATATGCCTCCTTAAATCAGACGTGCCCTCCCACTTTCGACGAACATTAAAGACTCGACCACAGTTCTTGCACTCTACTTTGCgaacttcttcattttcttctaccACCTCAAAGTGTTCCCAAACATGTGAGCGCACTCTAGAAGTACTGGGCATGATTTAACTTGAACCTAACAAAAATGGTAaccacacttcacttgataattataattttattgtgGCAACCGTAAATAATTGATAAAACTTGAAATATTAATTAATTGAGAACTTGAGAGCAATAAGCAATTCAATAATCAAGAGGgaattgagagagaattagagtagaagaagagagcaaattgtgagaaaaaaatgatgaagatgggggctatttatagtttttaaatggctaaaaatataatttatcaattattaggGGGTAGAGGTAGGGgagttcaaaatcgaaccgaaaccgaaaatcgaacAGCAAAAgtagcttaatggcttattggtatcgggctAACGATTTAACAGATGGGGAAcatattgaaatttttttattaacgactTATCAGTTTGGGGGTGAATTATTCagttttcttaacggataatccgttaacccattaaaatatatatatatatatatatatatatatatatatatatatatatatatatatatatatatatatatatatatatatatatatatataaatttatttttatccatatgtatattaaataataaaaaaccATTTCACACTTCCACTTTCAGTATTGGACCAGTAATTAGTAATTCAGTATTACTCTATTAGACATTTAGACTTTAGAAACCCTAAGTCCTAACATCTAAAATTCTTAGCAACAACAATTCACAACACATCAGCCAGCCTCTCACCTCTCCCTCTCGACTCTCGAGTCTCGCCGACTTCCCGACTCGCCGTCTCGCCTCTCCCTCTCGCTATAGCCAGAGCCCAGAACAGCAGATGGTAAGTTTATTTTCTTGTTGATGTGTTCAGAATATTCGGTCCTCACTGTTGTTTACACCTTTAAAATCAGAGAGCATCTCAAAATATTCAGCCATTTCACGGATCTCCAATCACTGAGATTTATTCTGAAATTGACATTCCTACTGTTGCTTTCTCTGCCTTGTGCTGTTTTGAGATCGATGTTTGACAGTTTCTGTTTAAATAtctgttaagaaaattattgttttcattctttttcttttcttattgtaGTGACTCATAGCATGATTGAAAATATAAAAAGTGATAAGGTGATGGGTAAAAGTGGGGTTTCTAATTCAAATGCAATAAGCCAAGCTGAAACAACAAagtcaaatataaccaaaaaaaagaaaaaaaagtctgTTGTGCATTTTACAGAAATTATTACTTTCGAAGGGAGTACAAAAGCAAAGTATGACTATTGCTTTATTGAGTATTGTTTTAAGACCAAAGATAGTACGTCGACACTTCTTTCTCATATGTTTAAGTGTCCTAAACGCCCTGCTATTGTTGATAAAAAACAATCAAATTTAGGCTTTCAATCTGTTCTGGGGTGTAGTCAAGGTGACGAAGTTGTTGTTACTTGAAAATTTGATCAAGAAGAGTGTAGGAAGGCGTTATGTCGTATGGTAATAATTGATGAGCTTCCTTTCAGCTTTGTTGAGAAAGAAGGTTTTAGAGATTTTATGAAAGTGGCGCAAACTTATTTTCGAATCCCTTCCTGTAGTACTGTAATTAGGGATTCGTCTCACAAGTAGGGGGAGGaacacaaactcccactactctcgctccggagcagatggctccccaaaatcaggctccagcaggcccgccagttgggatagttcaaCCAGTTATTGCGGTACataccggtgataggcccgccatgtcttttgaggccttcagttggggttgattttgctgtacaCCTTCAGTTGATtttgataggcccgccatgtctttctagttcacttcagttgtataccttttgaggacccacaggattatcttgaacgctgccacgaggtgttgcggaacatgggtatagttgagaccaatggggttgattttgttgtattaaCATAAGATGTACAGCTTAGTGTTCAATCATGTGACATGCTCCCTAAGTTGCACGACGGTTATGTATtatgcaaaataaaataaaaaggtacAAACATAACTTTAAATGTCACGTGTATCTATATAAAGATAATCTTTTTCGAAGGTGAGATATCTTAGTGATTTTGTAGATTGTTATTCTTTTGAAAAGCTAGTATTATTCAACTATCAAATTAACATAGTTTGATTAAGTGGATCATAAACTCTTTGTTTTGCATCAGCAACATGGAAATTTTTTATTTACTTTCAGAATCTCGTATTGCTATTAAATTAGCAGTATCACATATTGCTTAAAACAATGGCATAGGATTTTATGGACCCAAGATACATCTTGCATCTTCACTCAATTCCAGCTATTAGTTGACCATTTCAAATTTTCAGTGAGTCTCCCGATAGGCGGAacacattttcgtgtgctccaACGTACGATGAATGGTCATGAAATTAGGGACTAATTGTGCGTAAATATTGCTCTTCCCCTTTACTAAAATTCGACCTTAGATTGTGGTCGTGGCTCTCGCATGTGTGCCGCGTGTCTTATCAGAACAAAGTTGACGAGATGTACTTGCATATTCAATTTAGAGACGTAGGTAAAACAAGCTAGAGTGACTCTTTTCTACACTAGACTAGACAAAGATAAGTTACAACGCTAGTGTTTAGTAAagtaaaataacaaaaataatttgtCAATATTTTGAAATAGTATTTGGAATTTGTCTCATTCTTAATTGGGCAGTTGTTTTCGTGGATTTGCCTGGATATTTCTGTCCCTCAAAatgtttttttatatttttgttggCTAACGCACGTAGGTATGCAAAGATTGATGTCTCTAAACATGTGCATCACCTCTGACCTAACGTGTGCATAATCTGTATTAGGTATAAGGTGATTATTCGTTCAAGTGTAGTGATGATATTTttgataagttatgtgtcttttgtattttgatgatctaacaaatttTATATGAGGATCAGATAGGAAACATGTTACACATCCTTAAAGTGCTCAAGAACGACAAGTCACATGTCTGGCACAAGTTTTAACATGTTCAGTCAAAGAAACGGCAGAGGGAACAGATGGCTATTCAATTCCTTCGGGGACAGTACAAGTCAACTTCCTACAGCTGTTAAAGTCGCTGCACTAGTTCtctgcacacgcaacagtgcaacAGTCACTTTATGGAGCATGCCTTGTACCGGATAATTGCATACATCATCCCAATGACCTCTATATATTACCAACATGAGGCAAGGGAAAAGATACAATTGCAAAACCTAAATCATTAAGTCTCTCTCTCAAGTGTGCTGCCGCCTCTCATTGACTCCAAGGCTTGAAGAACAAAGTAGCAATAGAACAAAAGACCAGATCCCATCACTGAGTTTATCATATGTCCTTAGTATTGTTGTATCTTTGTTAGTGTTatctacttgtaattcctactcagcttagttagaagcattctGTAGGACATCGTTTGTAAAACCATAAACTTTgtgtttgtgtttggctagagttagtcaaagtgtgagctttgtaatagagttattacaaagaggcttgtaacAGAGTTATTGTAAgtaggtgagggattaagaggttaattcctagattacaataggttgtaatctaaaattttctcggttagtgaagttgaaatcctacgagtgtaggtcgtgatttttaatcccgtgagctgggagttttccacgtaaaatattGTTGTATCATTTACTTACtgctctgtgtgtgtgtgtgtgttatgtgggaactgatagagaaccaggttctcaatacagtttggtggactctaAGTTTTCATCAATTGGTGTCAGAGCAGATTCTTTCTATAAGGCTAATACCTAGAAAGTATCCatcaaactttgaagaaggtcaatcaaTCTATAGACAACCAAGATCCAATGGACAATACTACGGATGGTGAAAGACAAGGATGtatgattttatcatggctgaagattcagaGATTTGGCATGTTATCTGCGATGGACCCTTCGTCCCTATGAAGAACATTGGCGAGCCACCAGTGAAAGTTCCAAAAACAAGGAAGGAGTACAACGATGCCGACCACAAAGTTATAGAGAAAAACTTCAGAGCAAAGAAGATCCTCGTCTGTGGTATTGAACCACACGAGTACAACAAAATTTCTGCTTGTCAATCTACCAAGGAGATCTGAGAGTCTCTTCAAACCGCATATGAAGGAACAACTCAACTCAAGCAGTCAAAGATCGACATACTCACTATTGAGTATGAACTCTTTAGGATGAAGGAtgatgagtccattcaggacaAGCATACTCGATTCACCTCCATCATCAATGAGCTCCACACTCTAGGAGAGATCATTCCAAGGATCAAACTTGTGAGGAAAATACTTAGTGTATTACCTGGTTCTTGGGAAAGCAAAGTCAATTCTATCACAGAAGCAAAAGATCTACAAAAGCTAACCATTGACGAACTCATTGGAAATCTGAAGACctatgaaatgaagaaaaagaagaaccatAAAAGAAAAGAacccaaaaaggaaaagaacCTGGTCTTCAAGGAAGACAACAAtgattcaagtggtgaggatgctgaCAGGGCCTATTTGATAAGGAGATTTCAGAAAATAAGTCGCAGAAATGGAGGCATTCCGAAAAAGGGCATCTCCAGCAGATCAAAAGGCTATGACTTGTGTCACAAATGCGGGAATCCAGGACATTTTATCAAAGATTGTCCTCTCCACAAGCAAGACCAGTACAAGTACAACACAGACAAAACAACCAAGAGGAACCCGATTCCTGACAGGAAATTCAAGAGAAAAGATGTTGGTGACAATGTTGTGAAATAAGttcttgctgcatggggagaaACCTCTAGTGAATCTGAGGGAGATGATGAACAAGGCGACACCTCTATGATGGTAGTTGAAAGCaaagcagctgaatatgactccATCTTTGCCTTGATGGCAAAATCTGACGaggatgaaaatgatgatgacgatgaggtaaactttctagacgttcaaagaaatttgaagtctTATTCCCAAAAGAAGCTTGTATCTATAGCTAATGTTCTGATTGATGCTTACCATAATCTTATCAATGATAAAAATATGTTAACTGTGGAACTAGGAGAGGTAGAACATGAGAGAGATGATTTGGTAGTCGTTGATTTAAAAGAAACCATTGAGGAttttaaagaaagaaaaggatGCTCTAACTGAGAAAATTGAAAATgtagagcatgagagagatgacttgTTCGTAGTAGTTGTGAATCTAAAAGAAACAGTTGAAGAACTAAAAAGAGAAAACAATTCTGGAAACACTTTAAAAGATAAGGGAGTGGCAAGTGAGGCACACCTTAAACtcaaaaatgagctcaaaatggtGAAATTGAGTTtgtctgttgaacttgaaagaaatAGACAACTTCAGAAAGATCTAGGCAGGGTTAAAAATGACCTAGATAAATCTCTAAAATGGACCTGGTCCTCTAATATAATCACCGTCATGTATAAAAGTAATAGGGAGAACATGCACGGAATTGGGTTTCAAAAGGAAAAGGCTCCTTACAATCCAcatagaaaatatgttattgtCCCTGATAACTAGCTTTGCACTCATTGTGGTAACACTGGGCACTTTAAGAATCCTGTAAAGCTAGTTTtcagtcccaacagaaaaataaattttttgttGAAAAAGTACCTACTGCTAAGGAAACTGCTCCCTCAAATAAAAAACGTGTGATGCCTGCTAAGCACTGATGATTTTCTTTCACTCAAAGACCTGCAAGgtgggagtgtgtcctttggcaatgacaaaaagggatacattctgggagttaGAAGAGTTGGGAAGACGCCTACTCACTCAATTGAGAATATGTACTATGTGAATGGCCTGAAATACAATCTACTAAGTGTCTCTCAAATATgcgacaaaggaaacaaagtTGAATTCTTATCAAAGACTTGCACAGTCACCAATCTTGTGAGTGGTGATGTGGTTCTAATGGCAAAAAGATTCAAAAACATCTACGTTACTAATTTTGAGTCCTTGAATGGTGGGGATCTCACATGTTTGAGTGTcgttgatgatgatgttgagcTGTGGCACAGAAGATTGGGATATGCAAGCTTCTCATTGCTGAACAAGCTAGttaagaaggacctggttcgtgggcTGCCTAAGTCAAGGCTCAAggatcacaaggtgtgtgatgcatgtgtaagAGGAAAGCAAGTCAAGTCCTCTTTCAAGCCAAAAAAGGAAGTAAGCACCTCGAGGCCACTTGATCTTCTTCATATGGATTTGTGCGGACCTATGAGGGTGCCcagtagaggaggaaagaagtataTTTTTGTCATAGTCAATGACTACTCCAGATTCACATGGATCTTGTTCCTCAGAACCAATGATGAAACTTTTCCGGTCTTTGCTGCTTTGTGAAGCAGATTCTAGTGAAGATGAACCATAATGATGTAAGCATAAGATCTGATCATGGCACAGAGTTCGACAATGCAAAGTTTGACGAATTCTATGCTGAAAATGGTATAAGTTATAATATTTTAGCTCCCAGAACACCCCAAAAAAATGGttgtggagaggaaaaataggactcttgaaggCATGGCAAGGATGATGCAAATTGACTATGATATACAAAAACGTTTTTGGGTGGAGGCGGTCAACACTGCTTGCTATTTgataaataggtgcatgatcaggtccctcttAAATAAGACCCCGTATGAATTACTGAACGGGAGGAAACCCAAGGTAACTCACCTGAGAACATTTGGTTACAGATATTCCGTTCTTAATAATGGTAAGGAAGCGCTAGTAAAATTTGAtaccaaaagtgatgaaggaatctttccTGGGCATTCCTCACAAAGCAAAGCATACAAGGTCACCAACAAAAGGACTCAATGTGTTGAAGAACACATACATgtaatctttgatgaatcacaccACTTATGTAGgaaagattcacatgataagaatgatcaagaTGGAGAGCAGTCAAAGGTTCCTGGAGAAGTCATTGATATGGCTAATGGAAAGGCTGATCTGATGAGTCGGGTCAAGGAATCTAATAAAAAAGATGCAGTAGAACCTCCAGCTAATacagaggaacctggttcctccacTACAATAACTGAAGCAGAAAATAGAGTTATCGATGGCGTGCAAGGAACTCATGATGCTGAGCGGAGAAGTGGCACTCACTATTCCGTTGATGCTAATGATGGATCCCATTCAGAGAAACCTGGGTCTTCTCACAATGAGATTCAGGTGTCCaactggaagcacaaaagttCACATCCTCTCCAGAATGTGACTCATCTTGATTCAGGGATTCAAACTAGATCAAAGACGAGAAACATGTTTGCCTTATCAACTTTTCTTTCTCAAattgagcccaaaaatatcaaggaagcattgaaagatgctgacTAGATTACTGCTATACAAGATAaactccatcaatttgagaggaacagtGTATGACACCTGATTCCTCGACCTTCAGATATAACTGTTATAGGAACCGGGTgggtgttcagaaacaagcttgGTGAGTTTGGGAACACAACAAGGAACAAGGCCAGGTTAGTAGTTCAAGGCTATAATCAAGAAGAAGGtattgactatgatgagacttttgctctaGTTGCATGAATGGAAGCCATCAAAATTctcattgcctttgcatctcatatggaattcaaattaatccaaatggatgtcaagagtTCATTTCTGAATGGGTATTTAAAGGAAGAAATCTTTGTCAAACAACTACCTAGTTTTGAGTGTCATGAGCCTCGTGAACATATATTCAAGCTTGACAAGGAAATATATGGTTTAAATCAGGCCCCTCTACATGGTATAAGAGGTTGTCCAGGTTCCTTCtggaaaatggctttacaagaggaaaaattgacaaaACTCTACTTTTGAAGAAACGAGGGAGGAACCTGCTGATTGTGCAAGTTTATGTTGACGACATCATTTTTGGTGCAATAAATAATTCCTCGTGTGAGGAGTTTTCCAAGCTTATGGAAAGCGAGTTTGagatgagcatgatgggggaacTGAACTTTTTCTTAGGTCTGCAAGTTAAGCAAACCTCTAAAGGAACGATGATAAGTCAGAAGAAATACATTAAAGAACTTCGAAGAGATTTGAGATGGAAAGTTCAAAAACCATTGATACCCCTATTGCCACTTCCACTCGTCTggacatggatgaacctggttctcgTGTGAACGAAACTATGTATAGAGGCATCATTGgttcactcttgtatctcacagCCAACAGACCTGATATTGTGTTCAGTGTGGGATTATGTGCTAGATTCCAATCAAGTCTATAGGAATCTCATCTGAAAGCTACTAAGAGGATTCTAAGGTATCTCAGAGAAACACAGGACCTAGTCCTCTACTATCGTTCAGGAGACAATTTTGACTTAATTGGGTATGTTGATGTTGATTATGCTGGTTACTTaatggatagaaagagcacatcTGGCATGGAACATTTCCTGGGATCATGCTTGATTTCATGGGGTACAAAGAAAAAAAACTCTGTGGCTCTTTCTACTACCAAAGCTGAATATGTGGCAGCTGCATCCCGTTGTACTCAACTATTATAGATCGAGCAACAACTGGAAGATTTTGGTGTGTTTTCTGATTGTGTGTCATTACTGTATGATAACACAAGtactctcaacatggcaaagaacccGGTCCAGCATTAGAGAACAAATCACATTGATGTCTGGCATCATTTTCTCAGGGATAATGTTGAAAAGGGTTTCATCTATATAAAGTTTTTCAAAATAGAGGACCAGGTAGCTGACATCTTCACCAAAGCATTGagcagagagcactttgaaaagaatcgACTAGCGTTGGGGCTGATAAAATCAAACCGAGCACCAGGTCActcaatgattggctatgaaagaatgAACATGTAAACTGCTAAAAAGTGTCTTCTGGCAATTTCTAACTCATTTCTATAGGTAAACACGCATGAAAACTACAAAGCAAATAAGCAGCTAATAATATTGCATTCTGGTAAAATAATGAGGCTCACATTTACAAAACTCAATCAGGGAACCTGGATCCCTTGGCTCAGGTTAGTAGTTCCTTTTACACTAATACACATTTTAAATGGCTATAAAGGTGCCATGTCATTAGATTAGTCTGTCTCTATCTCTCATCCTTTTAAATCCTAAACGTCATACCCGTTACAAACCGACCCGTCTACCCAGTCCGTTGCACCCTTTTGTAACTAATCCATCACCTCTTTAAATAACCCTAAGAGATGTCTTTCTCACAACTGTTCacatcaaagccatcaaacttcACCTTTTTCTCAAAAACCCTCTCTTTCTCATGTCTTTACTTCCAAAAATACACTATGTCTTCCCAGAATCCACAGGTTTCAAATGTTACCAGTGTCACTCCTACTGCATCTTCGTCTCACAAAGCACTGCAGCGTGAGCCTGAGTCTCAAATGTCACTCACTGAAAACCCCAACCCAGACCAATAACCACTCACTATTTCTTCTCCAAACCCATCGAGTTCTAGTTCTCATCACAGTCATAAGAATCAAAACCCCAAAAGATTTGTCATTATAGCCTCTCCCTCTTCCTCGCCAGAAAAAATGGAAGACGATGAAATGTTGGATGGAGAAGAGGGACAAGAGGTCTCAAGTCAGCAAGTAGTCTCTGCAGCCCAACAAGATATTGTTGGCAGTGGTGAAGCATTAGAAGTTTCTGCTCCAACGTTTGATCTGAATTTTGCCTCTCCGACAGGTAATACTCCTCCTGCATCTACTGATTCTACATTGTTGGGTGTAAGTGAGAGAGAAGCTATCGAGAACATGTTACTTATTTCTACCATAGAGGGTTGGTTGGGGagtatgagtgtggtgatatgaCTGCTGGGTCTCAGGGGGATGGAGAAGGAAATGGCATTGAAGGCGGGGAACTGGTGCCTGTTGAAAACACAGTGCCAGTTAGTACTACATGGGAAACACCAGAGAGGCCTGCTCCCTCTGCCCAAGAAGATCACtctgctcctacttgggatgaaatccCATGCTCCTCAAAAGAGCCCTGGTCAGTACTGGCCATGCTCCTTCTCCTCACTTTAATGCAGTGCCATTGGATTTTATTATTCCTGAAATGAGACCCTTGTCTGAAGAGGAGAATGAGAACAATGAGGAAGACTATGATAATGTGACTGTGGCAAGTTTAATTGCTGCTAGAAGTGGTAGGGAAGTTCCCAAAGAGCCCGTTCTTAAAAGACCCACTACTAGGCAGCAGAAGAAAAAAGCTCTTGAGAGTGCTCTGAAGAGAAATAAggaggaaaagaaaagaaggagGTTGGTAAAAAGGGGAAAGCTAGTGAATGAGGAGGATATGCCTCCGGAAAACATTGTGAATGTTGAAGATGGAGGGGTGAATGAGGAACATGCTTCCTTAATTCGTAAATCCTCTAAGAAATTTGTGACTACAAAGCCCAAGAGAGGATCGTTTGTACAAGAGGTGGAGTTTAATAAAGATAAGTGTGTTGAAGGAGAGGAGTCTGGTGAGAAGTCTGAAAAAAAGGAGAGAAATGTGAAGAAGTCCTTGAAGAGGAAGGCAAGTGACAAAGAGGAACTTGGCTCCTCCAAGAAAGCCAATGTGGATGTGTCTGAAGTTGAGAGAAGAGAAACCCTTAAGAAGCAAAGGGTGCTATGGGGCAGAGCATTTGATGTTGACATTCTTGAAATGTCAGGCATGAGACATCTGTTTGCAATCTGCGAGTTTCAGAAGTGGACTCATCTGCTTACCATTCAGAGTCCCAAGGTTTATGAAGAGGAGGTTTGCAGTTTCTATGCAGATCTGTTTACTGTGGAAGACGACAACATCTGCTTGGAGGTTAATAGAGTAGATTTTTTAACGGGCGAGGTTGTTCTAGGAAGTATCTTGGGTGTGCCCACTGAAGGATTCTCATCTGTTGAAGGGACATGTTCCCCTGACTTTAGAAAGGTCATTCTAAAAGCTCAGGCTGTTCAGCAAGGGGAAAGACTgcacaagaaggccctccttccagAGTATCACCTTATGTTTAAAATGGTGAATAAGGTCCTTCTTCCACACGTAGAAAGGCGTTCCATTGCTTCAAAAGCAAACATGTTCCTCATGGAAGCTCTGGATGCATACACAACCATCAATCTGTCTGGTATCATGATTGAACATATGAAAAATGTGGCAGGTTTCAAGGATGGGAACCATGGTTTGCCTTATGGGTTCTTGCTTACTCGCGTGTTTGAATTCTTCAAAGTCCCTTTGGGAAGAGCAGCAGTCGGAACTCGAAAGCCAACTTTCTCGAAGTCAACCTTGGAGGAGTGTGATTATATTAACAAGAAGGGGGTGTTGGCAGCAATTTTACCATTTCTTAGTTAATTGATGCTCAGAATACTGCTAACGAGGAAATAAGGAGGTTGAAGGCCGGGAATGCCATTCTCTAGGGAAAACTCAGTCAAGCCAAGGAGGAACCTAGTTCCAGCAGTGTGCAAGGCGCAGAGGTTGCCCGCTTGACTACTAAAAATGCAGACCTGAGGAAACAGGTCGAGGACCTGAAAGAGCAGCCGATAAACGAGAAGGTCTGCAAATGCTCGAGTGGACATTCTTCTCAAAGCACTTGCCTCTTCATCCTTCCCTCCCTCTTCCAGTGCCCCTTAAACAGTTCATTTCTCAGTGTCTAGTTTGAATGATGTTTGTCTTAACCTCAATGTCTCTTTTGGCTTGTTGTTGTTATGACTAGTACTTTAGGTTGTTTTTATGTGGATATTTTTGTAACAATGGTGCTATTTCCTCTGTTTTCATCTCTTATTAATTAATGAGCATCTCAGTCTTTTGCTATGTATGTTATACTCTTGC contains:
- the LOC138907869 gene encoding uncharacterized mitochondrial protein AtMg00810-like, which produces MESSKTIDTPIATSTRLDMDEPGSRVNETMYRGIIGSLLYLTANRPDIVFRDNFDLIGYVDVDYAGYLMDRKSTSGMEHFLGSCLISWGTKKKNSVALSTTKAEYVAAASRCTQLL